In Cryptosporangium phraense, one genomic interval encodes:
- a CDS encoding cation:proton antiporter regulatory subunit yields the protein MSARVEQRALPGIGVCQDVVTRKGRRIGVLTHRDGHRELVVYDVDDPDAASDTIPLNSDEANALAELLGAPQLVRHLAELQQQVVGVLTEQLPILDGSRFAGRALGDTQARTRTGASIVAVLRQGEVIASPGPSFVFNPGDMMVVVGTREGIDGVAGILRGEED from the coding sequence ATGAGTGCGCGGGTAGAGCAGCGAGCCCTCCCCGGGATCGGCGTCTGCCAGGACGTGGTCACACGCAAGGGCCGCCGGATCGGCGTACTCACCCACCGGGACGGCCACCGGGAGCTCGTCGTCTACGACGTCGACGACCCCGACGCGGCCAGCGACACGATCCCCCTGAACAGCGACGAGGCGAACGCGCTGGCGGAGCTCCTGGGGGCTCCGCAGCTGGTCCGGCACCTCGCCGAGCTCCAGCAGCAGGTCGTGGGCGTGCTCACCGAGCAGCTGCCGATCCTGGACGGGTCGCGGTTCGCCGGGCGCGCGCTCGGCGACACGCAGGCCCGTACCCGCACCGGGGCGTCGATCGTCGCCGTCCTGCGGCAGGGTGAGGTCATTGCCTCCCCCGGGCCGTCGTTCGTGTTCAACCCGGGCGACATGATGGTCGTGGTCGGCACCCGCGAGGGTATCGACGGAGTCGCCGGCATTCTGCGCGGCGAAGAAGACTGA